One Aegilops tauschii subsp. strangulata cultivar AL8/78 chromosome 2, Aet v6.0, whole genome shotgun sequence genomic window, TACGTCTGCGGCCGAAAGATCGTCAGGGTAAAGCGGCGACGTCGCCGTCAACGCCCGGCACTGCGCCTGCGTCGCGGTGGTCTCGCGGTGGCCGTCGCCGGCTATGAACATCGGTGTAATATGGGTAGCCAAAAGTGATGTTGAATTCCCTATTTACGCTTCTTAGTTATATTAGAATTGCTACTCTGCGGTTGATGCTCAGTTGCTTATGGTGCTGCTTAACTATACCGGAATTGCTACTCTATGGTCGATGCTCAGTTGATTAATGCTGCTTACTATACCGAAATTGCTAGTTCATTGTCGATTGCAAACCTTGACTTTGCGGAAACATTGAACATTTGTTCAAAATCAATATATAATGGACTTGAACGTTTAGTTCTATTTCAGCCCTGGTTTTGCTTTTAGTACTAATGATAGATTTCACTTACCATCCATGTGTTGTCAATCCATGTTTGATCTATGTATGACCGTCACACGTTGAGCTAAGCAAGTTTGATCAAGCTAAGCTCACGCTAGGTTCACAGCCATTTGATCAAGCTAAGCTCACGCTAAGTTCATAGCCATGAGGCCATATCGCAAGCTCAAGTGCGGCCAGTATCCCAGCTCTGCAGATTGACACCTACTAAGAATCAACAAAACATCAGTATCCATTTATACATGATGTGCAGTCACCATACTGAATCTTACTGATGATATATGTTTATCCATTAACCCTACACACTGCCAGCATTGCAATGCTTTTATTAACTGCCGATCGCACTGCAATCTCATGAACAAAGAGGTCCAAATCTGGCACCTTACAGCAGCCGTCGGGCaccaaacaaacacatctcaacGTTAGGAGACCAACTCATCTGTTGAGACTTGGAACCTCGAAGAGGAACAACTCGTATTAAAACAAAGCAGTGCAAGCCTAAGTTAAGTAAAACCTCCAGGTTGACATACAACCAGGAGCGGCCCATGGAACACAGCAGCAAGTTTCTCTTTGAGATCCCACTTGCTGCTGCGTAGGTTCGTTCTACATAGAGTACACACAGGTCTACCTATCCTCTCCTCTGCATATTCATCAGCCATCTTGGACCCAGAGTCTCACAGTCTTGTCATTATCAAGGCTGCCAGAAGCAATCTTGTTCTCTGTTGGATGACATGACACCGAGATGACAGCATCGCTATGGCCTTCCATTTTCTGAAGAATGTTTTTACCTTGGAGGTCCCATATGTATACGCATTTATCTTCCGACCCACTAACAATGTACTTCCCGTTCGTGACGGAAAACGCAGACTGGATGCAGTATACTCTGTTCACATGTCCACTATATACCTTCAAGAACTTGCCAGTAGCATAGTTGCATAGTTTCTGCAAGGAAGGTGGGAGGCACTTAGTAAGCATATTTCTAGTAAACATGGAGTTTCGAAAAGATAGGGCCAATAATGTTTGAATAATGGTGATTGCTAGCATATTGTTTCCATTTAAagaaaaaaatgcaaataatagTTTTGAGGAGCAATTTCCAACAATGTTTAGTTGCAAGTCATGGCGCATCCTGAGATTTAAAAGTCAGTCACAGAAAACTGGCAATCTTTATGGTAAAATGAAATAGCCAGAGGCATGAGAGGCACCCTTGAGAAATGTAACAATCACCCATTTGATGCTCGACTGTGGTGGCATACGCGGTGTGGACTTTGATGCTCAATAGCTGGGGCAAGCCCGAGACCCAAGTGGATCCCAGACCACAATGCTGACATTATTGAGTGGTGGTCTGATAAAGTGGTTGGCTTGCGGAACCTATGCACGACCATTATCCTCAACTTCTGTCCCTCAAAAGAAAATTATCCTCACCTTCCGGATGATTTGGCTCCATCGAAACGATGTGTTGTTCAATAGCCGTCGATCTTCCATGAGGGCCCGGGTGCACTCAACTTGCTTGCAAGGAGCTCAATGGAGCAAAGCTGGATTGCTCTATGGGGATGCTTATGGCTGCCAGATTGAGGCACCGACAGGGGTAGAAGATGATGTAGTTGTTCAGGGTTGTAGCTAACCTAGGGTTAGCAATGCTGCCGAACCTCTATCGGTGTTGTATCGTCCTCTTAACCCACCTCTTCTACGTGATTGATACACCTTCCAGGATGTATCTATACAAAAATTTAACATTCTCAAACATCAGGTGTGCCAGTTGGACTGTAGGGCTTACAGAATTCATAAGAAATTGTATGTAATGATCTGTGACACTTTGAATTTGGAAGAAGGTTcagttcaaaaaaaaaaatttggAAGAAGGTGGAGACCAATGGTAACAGTAAGTCTGCGAAGAAGTTGGACAAGAAGTTATAAAGAAGAGACAGCAAAGCTTGGAAATAAAGTCGTGCAGATTGGGTGGAGTTCACACCAAGTCATGTTGTAGGAGACGGGGAAAAGATTCTAACAGCATGAACAGATGACATGCCTGTTGCAATTTGCAACAGCCAAATCATCCTTGTGGCATGACAAAGATGAATGAGAAGTTGCTGACAGTGTACAGGCTCATCACAATATGGAGATTGCAAACATAACAAGAACATGGGGATTGGCATGAAGTTAGTAGATAAGTATCAATAAACTCATGTAACTTGAAACATATAGAGCCCCAGCTCCTCAATTCTATTCAGACATGTAAGTTGAAAACATGGGCTTACCACAATGCCCCAAAAGAATGGAAACTTGATATTTTGGTAAACCATAATTCTGTTGGTGCAAAATTAGCAACTATGTGAGAACCAAACGTGCTAAAATCACCTTCAGTGACAGTTAAATGGACGAGCACCACTTGGCCGAAGAGCCTAAATGTGCAATGAGCGCTGTTATTTTGAACTTCAGAGATCAAAGTTTGAATTGAGATGGAGTTTTATAATTTCATCCACTGCCAAGTGTGACACTATTTTCATTTGAATTCCATATCAGGTGAGCCATTCTGATAATTGTGCATATAATTTTGAAGGGAATATGACTTCAAACCCACAGCCTCAAATATTATATCCTTGTCAACATGTGGGTGGACCCTTGAACTGAATTTTAAGAACTGAGCAGGGTTTTCATTCACTGTCAAGTTGAGGTAAGTTGCAACCGAAAATTAGACTAGAACCTAGCTAAAGCTTGCAATCACTGTACCAAGATATATATCGAAGTGACCTTGACATCAAAGAACAATGAATATTGTCTGAACTAGTGCTGCGCGGTGAGCTAAATTGTGTGTGATTGACAAGACTAGCTAGGCTGACCTTCCAGCCATACTCTTGCCTGCCTTCAGGCCGGCCTGCTCTTTTGTACACCATCCAATAAACTGAAAGTGGTTTGCGCTCAACACTAACCTAAGGCCTAAGATTCTTACACATGAGCCTCAGCAGCGTGATGGTTAAATGATATGAAATAGCAGTCAATTGGTCATACCAGTGAGTCATCGAGCGTAGCGACGAGGATGAACTTGCCATTTGGTGAGAACATTGAGCAGGAAACCGCTGGCTTCTTGTCGTCAATGACTGTCTTGAGACAAGAGCCGGTTCCCGCATCCCAAATCTTGCAGCTCCCATCATGGCTCCCCGACACAATGATCGATCCGTCCCGGATGAAGTGGACGGAGGTGACGGGCTCAGAGTGCGCGTCGATGGTGCGGATGCAGCGGCCGCTGCTGACGTCCCAGATGCGCACGGTGCAGTCGAACCCGCCCGAGGCGACCTGGGAGCTGGTCTGCGGATTGAAGTTGGCACTGAAGACGAAGTTGGCGTGGCCCTTGAGCACGCGGATGCAGCGATCGGCGTTGGGGTCGGCGGGCTTGGGGCCGGAGAGGATGGAGCGGATGTCCCAGATGCGGAGGGTGCGGTCGTCGGACGCGGAGCAGAGGTAATTCGAGTCCGTGCTCCAGGACAGGTCGGAGACGCCCTGGGTGTGGCCGCGCAGGTTGGCGATGACGGCGAGCGAGGACGGGGAGAGGAGAGCGACCGTGCCGTCGAGGGAGGCCGTCGCTAGGAGGCGCCCGCAGGGGGAGAAGCGCACGCAGGAGATGGCGCGGGCGTGCGGGGTCGCCGCGCGCACCTGCCGGTATGGCCGGTACGGCGGCGCCGCCGGTGGCGGCTGCTGCTGCGTCGCCGAAGACATGGTCGGGGGGATTGGGAAAGGGGGAAAATGGCGAAGACCCGATGCTCTGTCCCAAGTGGAGTGGCAAGTGACCGTTTGTCCCTCAGCCATCGAGAAAAAAAAATTATTTGAGTGATATATGTTGGGCAAAAAAAATTACATTCGAAAATCGGCTAGTAGATTGGTCCTGGATTGCTATACTTCTGAATTTGGAGCTTTGAGTCTAAATAAATGCTGGTATCGCTAAACCCTTGACCCAAAACAAAAGTGGTTTTGAGCTAATGTGACAGAAGTAACCATATATGTCTTGTAGTCGATGTAACTGCATCTCTCAACTGGACAGAAATTGTCGAAAAGCATGAAATAAATTCGAAAAAAGTGTGAGCACCCGTGGTAAGCCTATCACTCGATCCTAGGTGGATTGGTTTCACCACAAAGACCTCAACTATCGAAGAACTCGGTTCGCTCGATTGTTGGGATCATATAGAAAAGACCTAAAACAAAGAGATTAACTAAGTTAGAGATGATATAGCTTCTTGAGCTGCTAGTGTCTACTAGTGGGGATACTTCAGGGCTCTTTGAATTGTAATGTTATCGTAGGAACATAAAATGATCTAAATCTTATAAGTATTTTTCTTTTTATGATAGCCCTCTAGATGGAACTACTAAATTCTCATGCAATCCATTCCCATGCCAACATTTTATACTTAGTGCAAACCttattttattttcctttgaaaagTCCAATGCGGTTTTAGTTTATCTCCCGTGCTCTATCTTCCCTCAATTTTCTAAAATTCATGTGTGTTATTTCCTATGCACCATCCAAATTTACTTCTCACAAAATTCCTATATTTTAAAATTCTATAGGAATTCATAATACATGGCATCTCAATCCTATGATCTCTCTCAATTGTAGGATTTTTAGAGCAATTCTAGAGGATTTGAACCCTAAGGATTTTTCCTACAGAATTCATTTGGATCATAGGATTGGGGCTACTAAATTATTATGGAATCCATTATTATGTCCCTATTTCACAGGAATCTCAACATTAGCTCGAAGTCATTTTATTTTTCCTTATGGGTAATCcaatgctctctctctctctctctctctctctctctctctctctcttcaatCCTTCAATTATTGTGTTTGTTTTGTGTGCACCACCAAAGCCACATACTGCTGGATTCTTCTGTTTCGAAACCCTATAGGATTAAGTGATTTATGACATCTCAATCCTGCATTCTTTCTATccctacattttctattttattcAATCCAAATAGGCTTGTATATGTTTTTTTATTCCTATGTTTTCAAATTCCTACAATCCAAAGAAGCCCCTGCATGTCATGTGGGAAAAAATCACAATGATATTAGGCTCAAGGATCCCTAAGTACTTGCACATGAATTTAGAGATTAGGTGCAAATTAAATTGTATGGTATCAAAAGTTCAAAATCAAAATGATGATAACTGATAACATATTTGTTTCCAATATTATGTATCATTTAGCTGATGAATTTTAGAATTTATATCAATGGATTAACATTTAATGGACAAACCATCAACTAATTGTCTCTGTTTTCATAATAGTTATATCTGCTAAATTATAGATGGACCCATATATGAAATAATTCCTGGAATATCTCAAAGTCCCATGTGGGCTTGCATGACATGGTGGGAATTTTAGTACTACCCTggatttggaggagagttgaggCCAATATATAAGGAATTCTCCCCAAGTgttattggagcttgagaagaggAGTGGTACACACGCCCCTCCTCCGCTGGCTACCATGCCTCATGGGTGTGTCATGTTTCGTGAATAACCCGAGCTCAAACCTATGTCATGTGTGCACTCTATTTATAAAATAAAGCTTCCAGCTATCCCATCCCTTTGATCATGTGTACAGGAGAACATGCCTCTTGAACCTCGCCTTTTGTGATTCTGCATTGGAAGAAGGCCGATTATGTTTTTGGGGAGCGTCTCAGCGTGATTGATCATTGTTGTTCATCTTCGTCCTCGACATCGCCGATATTATCATGGGTGACATGATTGGGACCCAAAAGAAAGCTGATGAAAACTCTAGTATCGCCATCGTAACTTTGCTGCACCCTCAATTTGTTTCCCTATGAATCAAAACATATACAATGTGTTTTAAAAACAAAATTTACACAATGTTACCAAATCTGATTCCAATGCAGCTAGCTTACTGGGACCCCAAAATATTTATCTCTAATAGTTCATTTCCAATGCATCAGAACTATGTTTCCGTCCCTGCAAAAAAATGTTTCTGTCGAATAGAAAATTTTGCTTCCTTGTTGATTATATTTTGCTTCCATGTCGACTAAAAAAGTAGTGTGCTTCATTTGTCCATATAACATGTTTCCAACAGCCCAAATATTTGCTTCATTCTTCCTGAAAATATCATAGTGCGTTATATTCTCATATCATATGGTTTCTCTATAATAAATTCCCACTTCACTCTGTTATTCATGTGTTTCCTTACATGCTTTATACATTAATCAAGCTCAAAGAACTAGCCGTTGCCACCGAGCAACTAGCGTCTTGAAGTCATTAATGAGATGAGATCAGGTGATTGAATTCAAGTCATGCATCTACTGAAACATGAAAGCAGGTTGTCTAGAGGAGAGAGAGAATCCTAATTGTAGCATGCGTCCTACCAAGCATGAAAAAGGTAACTGAAGCATATTAATTCCGAATAAATTGCTTCCTTGCCAGGGGGAGATTGCCTCCGGTCAAGGTTGGTACGCTCGCATGTGAGATGAAAAGAAGACAAAATACCTTAAAAATCAACATAAAGCTTGGCAAGCTAACCTCCCAGTTGAACGTATCCCATTTAAAGACGTAAGAAACAAATCGGTGAAAGACAATCTATATGATTTTATCTTTCCTTACAATGATGTTCTTGATCGTGGCACtcttgtgttgttgttgttgttgttgttgtttgatTCAACCACCTACACTCCTTATCTTATTTTATTAGATGTGAGTTGAGGATACGAGAACATAGAAATTAGGTGATAAAAATGAGTCTGGCACAATGCGGCAAAGTAATCAAGGGTGGTATGCCTGACTGTCTGATGAGAAGAAAGCAGAATACCTTAAAAAATAATGAGAAGTGCGTCAAGCTAAGAAAGTTTCGGCGATGTTACTTGCATCATCCTTCGGGAAGGTTGAGTGTGTCCCTTTTAACGATGTAACAAACACAACAACAAAAATGTCAATCCATACCTTAATCTTGCCTTGTAATATAGTTTCTTACGCCAATTAAGTTCATCCTCACAGTTTTATTTAGTATTGTGCATATTCTGCCAAGTGTGAGAAATGGAGATGCAAATGGTACTATGTCAATGTTGTAGCCGGACCGTATCCACATGGGTCAGATGGGAGCGACAAAAAATTATTGATTTTGTGAATTCTAACCTTATACTGCATCAATTACTCACCCATTAAATACTTTTAGCTTTTTTGTTAAGGTGCGAACCCTAGAGCTGAGAACGGGGAAAATTACTGACCATCAGGTGATGAAAACTCAGTCTAGAACAAAAGCAAAAGAAGTGGAGAATTTAAAGAAGCAACACATAACCCAACAATGAAAGAAATTTGTTGCCTCCACTGTCAATGTCAATATCAATGAACCTAACTAAAAATTTCCATGTATGCAACACATGTTATTAACCAACAATACTTCATAATGTTTGTGGTTTGATGCGTTTCTGAGTCTGTTTTAGGTATTGGTCAGATGGGATCAGGCCAATCAACCATCACCAACCTGATGCCCATGACCAACCATCCATGTAGCAAGCAAAACAATGGATGTGATTGGCTACACAGGAATGATACTTAAAAATAAATATTAAATAATACTACTGACGTAACTAATGTTGATGGACATAGTTGCTCAATTCCTACTCCAGGTACACTCACCATTTTAATTTTTCAAAAATGGTAATGTTTAtacatcccaacctattttattGGAACTGACACATACAGTACAATTCAATGGTTAATTGTGCAATCTTGTGCGATGGGCATCGTCCTAGGTGCATCTTTGAAGAAGCACTGGTATGATAGCGACTGCTACTCATCTGAGACAACGGAAAAAACTCTACTCTATTACATATGAACCATGAGTACATGAAAGGAAGAAAGCAAGGTCAAACATTATTCTTTGCTCATATAGAAACCCGTAACAAATGGAAATGTTTATTGTCGAGAAAATAACATCACAACTCAGAAAGGCTTGCATTTGTATAGTCAAAATTAAAGTTATCATCAAGTGTATTCCCTATTAACAACAATGAAGCCTATCAATTACCCATAGACAACAAAATAGTTTATTCGCAAGAACCCACAATCAAGCAAGCAGACATCACAACAACAAGATAAATGAGGAAATTCATTCCTATGACTTACATATGTGTTGCATATGCGTGAATTACCCGTACGTTCAAAGCAGACCTAGTCAGATGGGCCGTCCCGGCCCAGCCTGGGCTACACGAGCCAGACACGACACAACCCTCCCAGGCAAGCCAACTACACGACCGACACACGTGCCTAGCTCCCCGAGCCCAAGCACGACGCCTTAGTAAACGAGACGGCTTGGAGGCACGTTAAGCCTGCTGACCCACGTAGAATTCAGCCTATTGGATTGTTTTCGGTTTGTATTCTGTCTATTGGGTTGtataaatatatataaaaaaCCAAACGGGTCATGCCGTGCCGGCACTCGTGCCTAGGCTCGCGCCAAGACACGGCCCTAGGCGGgccactgatgacccacaagtataagggatctatcgtagtcctttcgataagtaagagtgtcgaacccaacgaggagcagaaggaaatgacaagcggttttcagtaaggtattctctacaagcactgaaattatcggtaacagatagttttgtgataaggtaatttgtaacgggtaacaagtaatgaaagtaaataaggtgcagcaagatggcccaatcctttttgtagcaaatgacaagcctggacaaactcttatatagagaaaagcgctcccgaggacacatgggaattatcttcaagctagttttcatcacgctcatatggttcgcgttcgttactttgataatttg contains:
- the LOC109752048 gene encoding COMPASS-like H3K4 histone methylase component WDR5B codes for the protein MSSATQQQPPPAAPPYRPYRQVRAATPHARAISCVRFSPCGRLLATASLDGTVALLSPSSLAVIANLRGHTQGVSDLSWSTDSNYLCSASDDRTLRIWDIRSILSGPKPADPNADRCIRVLKGHANFVFSANFNPQTSSQVASGGFDCTVRIWDVSSGRCIRTIDAHSEPVTSVHFIRDGSIIVSGSHDGSCKIWDAGTGSCLKTVIDDKKPAVSCSMFSPNGKFILVATLDDSLKLCNYATGKFLKVYSGHVNRVYCIQSAFSVTNGKYIVSGSEDKCVYIWDLQGKNILQKMEGHSDAVISVSCHPTENKIASGSLDNDKTVRLWVQDG